The Chanodichthys erythropterus isolate Z2021 chromosome 14, ASM2448905v1, whole genome shotgun sequence genome window below encodes:
- the asmt gene encoding acetylserotonin O-methyltransferase yields MATTDEELYPGKILEYMEGFLVSKTLFTACELGVFELLNESWMSASQLAQALNTSEDGTERLLSACVGLELLNAHTNPDGAVLYSNTEMSTVFLTKSSPKSLYHSIEYSSRTIYLCWHYLTDAVRDGKNQYEKAFGVNSKDLFEALYRSDEEMVKFMQLMNSIWNICGRDVVTAFNLSPFKCICDLGGCSGALAKQCVSAYPESTVTIFDLPKVVKTSRQHFGSDQDERISFCEGDFFKDALPQADLYILARILHDWTDQRSVELLVKIYQSCRQGGGVLLVESLLHEDNSGPLTAQLYSLNMLVQTEGRERKGSDYRRLLTAAGFTHVQIHTTGKIYDAILACK; encoded by the exons ATGGCCACTACAGATGAGGAGCTGTACCCGGGAAAGATCCTGGAGTACATGGAGGGATTCCTGGTGTCAAAG ACTCTGTTCACTGCGTGTGAGCTGGGAGTGTTTGAGCTGCTGAATGAGTCGTGGATGTCTGCGTCACAGCTGGCTCAGGCTCTGAACACCAGTGAGGACGGCACTGAACGCCTGCTGTCTGCATGCGTCGGCCTGGAGCTTCTGAACGCACACACAAACCCTGACGGAGCAG TTCTCTACAGTAACACAGAAATGTCCACCGTGTTTCTGACCAAGTCCAGCCCAAAGTCTCTGTATCACTCGATTGAGTACAGCTCCAGAACCATCTACCTGTGCTGGCATTACCTCACCGACGCCGTCCG AGACGGGAAGAACCAGTATGAGAAGGCTTTTGGGGTCAACTCCAAAGACCTGTTTGAAGCCCTTTACAG GTCTGATGAGGAGATGGTGAAGTTCATGCAGCTGATGAACTCTATCTGGAACATCTGCGGCCGTGATGTCGTCACCGCTTTCAATCTGTCACCGTTCAAATGCATCTGTGATCTCGGAG GCTGTAGCGGTGCGTTGGCCAAACAGTGTGTATCGGCCTACCCCGAATCAACCGTGACCATCTTTGACCTTCCGAAGGTTGTGAAAACATCCCGGCAGCACTTTGGGTCAGATCAAGACGAGCGGATCTCCTTCTGTGAag GTGACTTCTTTAAGGACGCTCTCCCGCAGGCGGATCTCTACATTCTGGCCCGGATTCTGCATGACTGGACTGACCAGCGGAGTGTGGAGCTGCTGGTCAAGATTTACCAGTCCTGTAGACAAG GTGGAGGCGTGTTGCTGGTCGAATCTCTTCTTCATGAAGATAACAGCGGTCCATTGACGGCGCAGCTTTACTCACTTAACATGCTGGTGCAGACTGAGGGACGTGAGCGCAAGGGTTCAGACTACAGACGCCTGCTCACTGCTGCCGGATTCACTCATGTCCAGATACACACCACCGGCAAGATCTATGACGCCATCCTGGCCTGCAAATAA